The DNA window ACTACCCGCGCGCGGGCGCCTCCGGCGGCGCCCTCACCGCGGTGCGGCCGCTGGACCTGGAGCTGGGGCCGGGGAGCCTGACCGTGGTCACCGGGCGCTCCGGCAGCGGCAAGAGCACCCTGCTGAGCATGCTGGCCGGCATGCTCGCGCCGACGTCGGGCGCCGTGATCCTCGACGGCGCGGACCTGTACTCGCTGGACGAGAAGTCCCGTTCGCGCCTGCGCAATGCGAAGATCGGCCTCGTCCCGCAGGGGCACACCGCCCTGCGCGCCCTGAGCGTGCTCGACAACGTCCTGCTCCCGGCGGTCCTGTACTCCCGGGAGCGTCCTCCCCGGCAGCGGGCGGAGCACCTCCTGGAGGCGGTGGGCATCGCCGAGCTGGCGCGGGTCGGGCCCCATGAGCTGTCCGGCGGCGAACTGCGCCGCATGGCGGTCGCCCGGGCCCTGCTCATGGACCCGGTCGTCGTGCTCGCCGACGAGCCCACGGCGGGCCTCGACGAGGAGAGCGCGGCCCGGGTGCTGGAGCTGCTGCGCGGGGCGGCCGACGACGGCGCGGCCGTGCTGGTGGTCACGCACGAGGACGGGGCGGCGCGCTTCGCGGACCGCGTGCTCACCATGGCCGACGGACGACTCGGCGACTCGCCCGCCCGCTAGCCCGCCCGCGAGCGCGCCGCCAGTCCGCCCCCACCGGCCCGCTCGCCGGCCGGCCCGGCTCGCGAACGCGTAGGTTTCTAGTCGAACGCGTACCTCCCGTCTGCGCGTTCGACTGGAAATCTACGCGCTCACGAAGGGTCGGGGGCGTCCCGGTGGGACGAGGGGAATGGGCGAGACACCCCGGGACCGGTCCGGGTGGCGGGGTTCTTCCCGGGCCGGCGCTCCCACGGGCCCGACGGGGTCGTCGAAGTGGTCACCGCGGTCGTCGGGCGCCCGAACCGCCCCCGACGACCCCGCCATACTCGACCCCCTCCAACACACCCGGAGGAGACACGGACGGGGTCGTCACGACCAACCCCGCACCCCGTGTTCCGCGCCCCGCCCACCGGTCCGACCGCGTCCGCTACGCCCTTTTCCGT is part of the Actinomyces sp. oral taxon 414 genome and encodes:
- a CDS encoding ABC transporter ATP-binding protein; this encodes MGDARVEARAVTKDYPRAGASGGALTAVRPLDLELGPGSLTVVTGRSGSGKSTLLSMLAGMLAPTSGAVILDGADLYSLDEKSRSRLRNAKIGLVPQGHTALRALSVLDNVLLPAVLYSRERPPRQRAEHLLEAVGIAELARVGPHELSGGELRRMAVARALLMDPVVVLADEPTAGLDEESAARVLELLRGAADDGAAVLVVTHEDGAARFADRVLTMADGRLGDSPAR